In Persicimonas caeni, a single window of DNA contains:
- a CDS encoding inositol monophosphatase family protein — MSELLIEQRCAEAIARRAGKMMLHGRKHGFSVHTKGESDVVTDVDREIERFIIGQLEQMFPDDDILGEEFGGREAQSEERHWLIDPIDGTLNYSYGVPLSCVSIALQCEGKSQVGVIYDPYRDELFSARRGAGATLDGEEMRVSPKATLDDAVLVTGFRPSTPPDLTDNLQNFVAVTKRSRGVRRLGSAALDLAYVAAGRMDGFWEFGLNPWDTGAGYLLVEEAGGRVTDIQDGPYTGFEASILATNAQIHDDLIELLSA; from the coding sequence ATGTCCGAGTTGCTCATCGAACAACGCTGCGCCGAAGCCATCGCCCGCCGTGCCGGCAAAATGATGCTGCATGGCCGCAAGCACGGCTTTTCGGTCCACACCAAGGGCGAGAGCGACGTGGTGACCGACGTCGATCGCGAGATCGAGCGGTTCATCATCGGCCAGCTCGAGCAGATGTTTCCGGACGACGATATTTTGGGAGAGGAGTTCGGCGGGCGCGAAGCCCAGTCCGAAGAGCGCCACTGGCTCATCGATCCGATCGACGGCACGCTTAACTACTCGTATGGGGTGCCGTTGTCGTGTGTGTCCATCGCCCTGCAGTGCGAGGGAAAGTCGCAGGTGGGGGTCATCTACGATCCGTACCGCGACGAACTTTTCAGCGCGCGGCGCGGCGCCGGCGCCACCCTCGACGGCGAGGAGATGCGTGTCAGCCCCAAGGCTACGCTCGACGACGCGGTGCTGGTGACCGGGTTTCGCCCGAGCACACCGCCCGACCTGACCGACAACCTGCAGAATTTCGTGGCGGTGACCAAACGCTCGCGCGGGGTGCGCCGGCTCGGCTCGGCGGCGCTCGACCTGGCCTACGTGGCCGCCGGTCGCATGGACGGTTTCTGGGAGTTCGGGCTGAACCCCTGGGACACCGGCGCGGGCTACCTGCTGGTCGAAGAAGCCGGCGGCCGCGTCACCGACATCCAAGACGGGCCCTACACCGGCTTTGAGGCGAGCATCCTGGCGACCAACGCCCAGATTCACGACGACTTGATCGAGCTTTTGAGCGCATGA
- a CDS encoding S66 peptidase family protein, with product MPQYIRPPALRPGDTVAVVSPAGPVTPELLEGGIATLESWGLDIMLHDAVFERREWAGYLAGHDHVRLGSLREALDDPKVRAIVFSRGGYGTMRLLPELGLAALRDDPKLLVGFSDITALHLHLAAQVGITSLHGPVVKSFRLHDDDPHDSLEELRRALFGLRGPRPRFDGLRTVRPGRATGPVFGGNLSLVASLVASPHCPDLNGAILVLEDVGEEDYRLDRLFTTLRLSEKARRPAGIVLGDFTGCAGAYVDDEAMDDFVARLAAEFDCPVVAGLPCGHATRNVPVPIGVGAALDAERGTLIFDGDAVTPGDS from the coding sequence ATGCCGCAGTATATCCGCCCTCCCGCCCTTCGCCCCGGCGACACCGTCGCCGTCGTCAGCCCCGCCGGCCCGGTCACGCCCGAACTCCTCGAGGGGGGCATCGCCACCCTCGAATCGTGGGGACTCGACATCATGTTGCACGACGCCGTCTTCGAGCGGCGCGAGTGGGCCGGCTACCTCGCCGGCCACGACCACGTGCGCCTGGGCTCGCTGCGCGAGGCGCTCGACGACCCGAAGGTGCGCGCGATCGTCTTTAGCCGCGGCGGCTACGGCACCATGCGGCTTCTGCCCGAGCTCGGCCTCGCCGCGCTTCGCGACGACCCCAAGCTGCTCGTCGGCTTCAGCGACATCACCGCGCTGCACCTGCATCTGGCCGCCCAGGTGGGCATCACCAGCCTGCACGGGCCGGTCGTCAAGAGCTTTCGGCTCCACGACGACGACCCACACGACAGCCTCGAGGAGCTTCGGCGCGCGCTCTTCGGCCTTCGCGGCCCGCGGCCGCGCTTCGACGGGCTGCGCACCGTGCGCCCCGGCCGCGCCACCGGCCCGGTCTTCGGCGGCAACCTGAGCCTGGTCGCAAGCCTCGTCGCCTCGCCCCACTGCCCCGACCTCAACGGCGCGATCCTCGTGCTCGAGGACGTCGGCGAGGAGGACTACCGCCTCGACCGCCTCTTCACCACGCTTCGCCTCTCCGAGAAGGCGCGCCGCCCGGCAGGGATCGTCCTGGGCGACTTCACCGGCTGCGCCGGCGCCTACGTCGACGACGAGGCGATGGACGACTTCGTGGCGCGTCTGGCCGCCGAGTTCGACTGCCCGGTCGTCGCCGGCCTTCCGTGCGGCCACGCCACCCGCAACGTGCCCGTGCCCATCGGGGTCGGCGCGGCGCTGGACGCCGAACGCGGAACGTTGATATTCGACGGGGACGCCGTCACCCCGGGAGACTCATGA
- a CDS encoding serine hydrolase domain-containing protein — MNLDKARHILRDAVADDVDQIGKTKVCSAIQAIVWHDGELVLDEALGRTHLETNYNPPSEPLRADTPMDIASLTKPLVTATLAMQAVDEGLARLDDRVADLYPAWSLGASSRGEATLLDLLNHSSGLPAWEKFYLSHPVDPSPTMAYTTRKALFRRIARTPLQSRPTGRHCYSDLGYILLAGILEGLYDAPLHEVAHDRIFRPLQMEHTRYVARLAGDEPITGAAATEKCARRERVVIGTVHDENTDIMGGVSGHAGVFSTAGDLLRFCRHIWEIDQGKLEYGGIISREVLRFCLSEEARGADGHHLGGWDTPSGQLSSAGRGFQAGNTVGHLGFTGTSFWIERDRGLIAILLTNRVYPTRDNELIKELRVKFHEAVLPPRG, encoded by the coding sequence ATGAACCTCGACAAAGCTCGCCACATCCTACGCGACGCCGTCGCCGACGACGTCGACCAAATCGGCAAGACAAAGGTCTGCTCGGCCATCCAGGCCATTGTCTGGCACGACGGAGAACTCGTGCTCGACGAGGCCCTCGGCCGCACGCACCTCGAAACCAACTACAACCCACCCAGCGAGCCGCTTCGCGCCGACACGCCGATGGACATCGCCAGCCTGACCAAGCCGCTGGTGACCGCCACGCTGGCCATGCAGGCCGTCGACGAGGGCCTCGCCCGCCTCGACGATCGCGTCGCCGACCTCTACCCGGCCTGGTCGCTTGGCGCCTCCTCGCGCGGCGAGGCGACGCTGTTGGACCTGCTCAACCACTCGTCAGGGCTTCCCGCTTGGGAGAAATTCTACCTGAGCCACCCGGTCGACCCGTCGCCCACCATGGCGTACACCACGCGCAAGGCGCTCTTTAGACGCATCGCCCGCACGCCCCTGCAATCGCGCCCCACCGGCCGCCACTGCTACTCCGACCTCGGCTATATCCTGCTCGCCGGGATCCTGGAGGGGCTTTATGACGCGCCGCTGCACGAGGTCGCCCACGACCGGATCTTTCGGCCCCTGCAGATGGAGCACACCCGCTACGTCGCCCGCCTGGCCGGCGACGAGCCCATCACGGGCGCCGCGGCCACCGAGAAGTGTGCGCGCCGCGAGCGCGTGGTCATCGGCACGGTCCACGACGAGAACACCGACATCATGGGCGGAGTGAGCGGCCACGCCGGGGTCTTCAGCACCGCCGGCGACCTGCTGAGATTCTGCCGCCATATCTGGGAGATCGACCAGGGTAAGCTCGAGTACGGCGGCATCATTAGCCGCGAGGTGCTCCGCTTCTGCCTCTCCGAAGAGGCCCGCGGCGCCGACGGCCACCACCTGGGCGGCTGGGACACCCCCAGCGGGCAGCTGAGCAGCGCCGGGCGCGGCTTCCAGGCGGGCAACACCGTCGGACACCTGGGCTTTACGGGCACGTCGTTCTGGATCGAGCGCGACCGCGGCCTCATCGCCATCCTGCTGACCAACCGCGTCTATCCCACGCGCGACAACGAGCTCATCAAGGAGCTGCGCGTCAAGTTCCACGAGGCCGTACTCCCGCCTCGTGGATGA
- a CDS encoding DUF5996 family protein — protein sequence MSIARAPRTPRADGWPALPYEAWHETAATLHMWTQVIGKIQLAQTPRINHWWNATSQISARGLATSPIPWGNEAFAFEFDFIDHQLHIRATDGGHEMIALEPKAVAVFYREVMDRLEEMGYPVEIWPMPVEVEAPVRFDADTEHHAYDAEYAHRFFRALVQMERVFTEFRARFLGKVSPVNFYWGSFDVALTRFSGRRAPDHPGVPVVADFVTREAYSHEVCSAGFWPGAGLGEAAFYTYAYPEPDGFRDAEVEPPEAYYLGELGEFVLPYEAVRTAGDPDAALLGFLQSTYDAAAELGRWERGELER from the coding sequence ATGTCGATCGCACGAGCCCCCCGCACCCCGCGAGCCGATGGATGGCCCGCCCTGCCCTATGAAGCCTGGCACGAGACCGCAGCAACCCTACACATGTGGACGCAGGTCATCGGTAAGATTCAGCTCGCCCAGACCCCGCGCATCAATCACTGGTGGAACGCGACATCGCAGATCAGCGCCCGAGGCCTGGCGACCTCGCCCATTCCGTGGGGCAACGAGGCGTTCGCGTTCGAATTCGACTTCATCGACCACCAACTCCACATCCGCGCCACCGACGGCGGTCACGAGATGATCGCGCTCGAGCCCAAGGCGGTCGCCGTGTTCTACCGCGAGGTAATGGATCGTCTCGAGGAGATGGGCTACCCGGTCGAAATCTGGCCGATGCCTGTAGAGGTCGAAGCTCCGGTGAGATTCGACGCCGACACCGAACACCACGCCTACGACGCCGAGTACGCCCACCGCTTTTTCCGTGCGTTGGTCCAAATGGAGCGTGTCTTCACAGAGTTTCGCGCGCGGTTTCTAGGAAAGGTCAGCCCGGTAAACTTCTACTGGGGGAGCTTCGACGTGGCGTTGACGCGTTTTTCGGGGCGGCGGGCGCCCGATCACCCGGGTGTGCCGGTCGTCGCCGACTTCGTCACCCGCGAGGCCTACTCCCACGAAGTGTGCAGCGCGGGCTTCTGGCCGGGCGCGGGCCTGGGCGAGGCGGCCTTCTACACGTACGCCTACCCGGAGCCCGATGGATTTCGCGACGCCGAGGTCGAGCCCCCCGAGGCATATTATCTCGGCGAGCTTGGCGAGTTCGTCCTGCCATACGAAGCGGTGCGTACGGCCGGCGACCCCGACGCAGCCCTCCTCGGGTTCCTCCAATCGACCTACGACGCGGCCGCCGAGTTGGGCCGATGGGAGCGCGGAGAGCTCGAGCGATAA
- a CDS encoding FHA domain-containing protein, producing the protein MKCPSCTSDIPDYAGFCAFCGERINRCSECANVYPNDVRFCGHCGTTLQTDDEASFNRSQSVDNPRSAAIFQTSPGRPGPDMDGGRPTFVLPSAPDERDPNIYGFLYDPEDPSVRFSLKLGDNTLGAGHNNDIVIDKPAISWNHALLICRNAKIFLQDSASTNGTYVNGKRIDRPRQLGNGDAVRFGNVTYHVWLKTQYR; encoded by the coding sequence ATGAAGTGCCCCAGCTGCACAAGTGATATCCCCGATTACGCAGGCTTCTGCGCCTTCTGCGGGGAGCGCATCAACCGCTGCAGCGAGTGCGCCAACGTCTACCCGAACGACGTGCGCTTCTGCGGCCACTGCGGCACCACGCTTCAGACCGACGACGAAGCATCGTTCAATCGATCCCAGTCCGTCGACAACCCACGCTCGGCGGCCATCTTTCAGACATCACCGGGGCGGCCCGGCCCCGACATGGACGGCGGCCGGCCCACGTTTGTGCTTCCGTCGGCGCCCGACGAGCGCGACCCGAACATCTACGGCTTTTTGTACGACCCGGAAGATCCCTCCGTGCGATTTAGCCTCAAGCTCGGTGACAACACCCTGGGTGCCGGACACAACAACGACATCGTCATCGACAAGCCGGCGATTTCGTGGAATCACGCGCTGCTGATCTGCCGCAACGCCAAGATCTTTTTGCAGGATTCGGCCAGCACCAACGGCACCTACGTCAACGGAAAACGCATCGACCGCCCCCGCCAGCTCGGCAACGGCGACGCTGTCCGCTTCGGCAACGTCACCTACCACGTCTGGCTCAAGACCCAGTACCGCTGA
- a CDS encoding serine/threonine-protein kinase: MAKSSKKTKVFAGRYEYVKPLGRGAGGSVYLAEDLHVDRRQVALKVLSAEACKTVQGKMLRREFEILSKLDHPNLVQVYDYGALPGGGVFLAEEYIDGFSLQDARALLEPEALIDVTFQILLGLSYLHGMGWIHRDIKPANVMLLWLDDASARPMVKLVDFGLSSMNPKKDTLRGGTRSYMAPEIIRGEKGELRSDLYSLGVTLYYALCGVLPFGPRSKEDPPPTEEDFRPPEPHRLNPDVPLVLSRFTMALLRQLPDFEYADAGEALQDLVRDTEFLEDWSGGVLANSLDVAAPPVIKGYFERGILPRREVEHEEIVDRVVTDEGSGAGRMQLLTGGRGIGKSRLMREIRSSCKLSGRLVVSATCRSNMRPYALIHRLLSRIVEIGASRDIHQIERYKSYLTILDRMSRLGKAADEQHRVDAEWIREAFEDAVVMLHPQKVALFIEDLHLADDASRAFIADWYRRAQSFHRPDAIATARKGLLADHFSECKAVDIEELDGVQRSDVDIFFGERLGLASIPDSWLERVTECAQGQPAYLEELCRNLIDRGILRRLSVSDWEIDLDGLESYQLPRNVRESVRRRFAAVSASGRECLELLTLLGRSILWEDLRDIIVEGGQAPEVADRTLKSLRWRHLTKIQLTMEGRHVSLIDDVVGEVVVDLSSPKWSRALHRRIGQHLASRWSDGDGDAYEAAMHLQAGGNKSEASTLFEMAGDEAWEASDYGRALETFRAASELREEGAECAFVQLKLAKSLLAGYDPARCREVLARAGESAERTALDWLIYAVFYSGANIALSLGDDQEAWRWLKELRDYLPALSHQSDVQEVEALLRARRGDLKTAAANLDACADRARHFGNRYGLASALVVRGDLYHLEGQGTAAAQCFEEALQIAREVNDPMLLGRALCHYGAALRRAGNERQGLDFLAESLENLSDGQHPDEWIEALLQISMCKVALGELAEARRYASDAQVFARQLDSKVFEARGAFLLAELDFAERRKKTDSLDEMERQLDLLHELSGDVRQLAELTIRYAIACKRANRDGADQVLARGVEAARRIGAKLLVSNLPTDA, encoded by the coding sequence ATGGCGAAGAGTTCAAAAAAGACGAAGGTTTTTGCGGGACGCTACGAGTACGTCAAGCCGCTCGGGCGAGGGGCTGGCGGATCGGTGTATTTGGCTGAAGATCTGCACGTCGACCGTCGCCAGGTCGCGTTGAAGGTCCTGTCGGCCGAGGCCTGCAAGACGGTGCAGGGCAAGATGTTGCGCCGGGAGTTCGAGATTCTGTCGAAGCTCGACCATCCCAACTTGGTCCAGGTGTATGACTACGGCGCGCTGCCCGGCGGCGGCGTGTTCCTCGCCGAGGAGTATATCGACGGGTTCAGCCTCCAAGACGCTCGCGCGCTGCTGGAACCCGAAGCGCTCATCGATGTGACCTTCCAAATCTTATTGGGGCTCAGCTACCTGCACGGCATGGGTTGGATTCACCGGGATATCAAGCCGGCCAACGTCATGCTCCTGTGGCTCGACGATGCCTCCGCACGGCCGATGGTCAAGCTCGTCGACTTCGGTCTGTCGAGCATGAATCCCAAAAAAGACACGCTTCGCGGCGGCACGCGCTCGTATATGGCGCCCGAGATTATCCGCGGCGAGAAGGGCGAGTTGCGCTCGGACCTCTACAGCCTCGGCGTTACGCTTTACTACGCGCTCTGCGGAGTGCTCCCCTTCGGCCCGCGCAGCAAAGAAGATCCGCCGCCGACCGAAGAGGATTTCCGCCCGCCGGAGCCGCACCGCCTCAACCCTGACGTCCCGTTGGTCTTGAGCCGGTTTACGATGGCGCTTTTGCGCCAGCTCCCCGACTTCGAGTACGCCGACGCCGGCGAGGCGCTGCAGGACCTGGTGCGCGACACCGAGTTTCTAGAGGATTGGTCGGGCGGGGTGCTCGCCAACTCGCTGGACGTGGCGGCGCCGCCGGTCATCAAGGGATATTTCGAGCGGGGCATCTTGCCGCGTCGCGAGGTCGAGCACGAAGAGATCGTCGACCGCGTGGTCACCGACGAGGGCTCCGGCGCCGGACGGATGCAGCTTCTGACCGGCGGGCGCGGCATCGGCAAGAGCCGGTTGATGCGCGAGATCCGCTCGAGCTGCAAGCTCAGCGGAAGGCTGGTCGTCTCGGCGACCTGTCGGTCCAATATGCGGCCCTATGCACTGATCCATCGGTTGCTGAGCCGCATCGTCGAGATTGGCGCCAGCCGCGACATCCACCAGATCGAGCGCTACAAGTCGTATTTGACCATCCTCGACCGCATGTCGCGGCTCGGCAAGGCAGCCGACGAGCAGCATCGCGTCGACGCCGAGTGGATTCGCGAGGCGTTCGAAGACGCGGTCGTCATGCTCCATCCACAGAAAGTGGCGCTGTTCATCGAGGATTTGCACCTCGCCGACGACGCCTCCCGCGCGTTCATCGCCGACTGGTACAGGCGCGCCCAATCGTTCCACCGGCCCGATGCGATCGCCACCGCCCGAAAGGGGCTGCTCGCCGATCACTTCAGCGAGTGCAAGGCCGTCGACATCGAAGAGCTCGATGGGGTCCAGCGCTCCGACGTCGATATTTTCTTCGGCGAACGCTTGGGGTTGGCGTCTATCCCCGATTCGTGGCTCGAGCGCGTCACCGAGTGTGCCCAGGGGCAGCCGGCTTACCTCGAAGAGTTGTGTCGCAACCTCATCGACCGCGGCATCCTGCGCCGGCTCTCGGTCTCCGATTGGGAGATCGATCTGGACGGGCTGGAGTCGTATCAGCTTCCGCGAAACGTGCGTGAGTCGGTCCGACGCCGCTTTGCCGCCGTGTCGGCCTCGGGGCGCGAGTGCCTCGAGCTCTTGACGTTGCTGGGACGGTCGATCCTGTGGGAGGACCTGCGCGATATCATCGTCGAAGGGGGGCAAGCCCCCGAGGTCGCCGACCGGACGCTCAAGAGCTTGCGGTGGCGTCACCTGACCAAAATCCAACTGACGATGGAAGGCCGCCACGTCAGCCTCATCGACGACGTCGTCGGCGAGGTTGTCGTCGACCTGTCGAGCCCCAAGTGGAGTCGCGCGCTGCATCGGCGCATCGGCCAGCACCTGGCCTCGCGCTGGTCTGACGGCGATGGTGATGCCTACGAGGCGGCGATGCATCTGCAGGCGGGCGGCAACAAGTCCGAGGCGAGCACGTTGTTCGAGATGGCGGGTGACGAGGCGTGGGAGGCGAGCGATTACGGCCGTGCGCTCGAGACGTTCCGGGCCGCCTCCGAGCTTCGCGAAGAGGGCGCCGAGTGTGCGTTCGTGCAGCTCAAGCTCGCCAAGAGCCTGCTGGCGGGTTACGACCCGGCGCGCTGCCGCGAGGTGCTGGCCCGCGCTGGAGAGTCGGCCGAGCGCACCGCGCTCGATTGGCTCATCTACGCGGTGTTCTACTCTGGCGCGAATATCGCGCTTTCGCTGGGTGACGACCAGGAGGCATGGCGCTGGCTCAAAGAGCTTCGCGACTACCTCCCCGCGCTCAGCCACCAGTCCGACGTTCAAGAGGTCGAGGCGCTTTTGCGCGCCCGGCGCGGCGACTTGAAGACGGCCGCCGCCAATCTCGATGCCTGCGCCGATCGAGCGCGCCACTTCGGGAACCGTTATGGGTTGGCCTCGGCGCTGGTCGTACGCGGCGACTTGTACCATCTCGAAGGGCAGGGGACAGCGGCGGCCCAGTGTTTCGAAGAGGCGCTCCAGATCGCCCGTGAAGTCAACGACCCGATGCTACTCGGCCGGGCGCTGTGTCACTATGGTGCCGCGCTTCGCCGCGCCGGCAATGAGCGACAAGGCCTCGACTTCTTGGCCGAGAGCCTCGAGAACCTGAGCGATGGCCAGCATCCCGACGAGTGGATCGAGGCGCTGCTCCAGATTTCTATGTGCAAAGTGGCACTCGGCGAGCTCGCGGAAGCTCGCCGCTACGCCTCCGATGCCCAGGTGTTCGCACGCCAGCTCGACTCGAAGGTCTTCGAGGCGCGGGGCGCGTTTCTGCTCGCCGAGCTCGATTTTGCCGAGCGGCGCAAGAAGACCGACTCCCTCGACGAAATGGAGCGCCAGCTCGACCTGTTACACGAGCTGAGCGGCGACGTGCGCCAGCTCGCCGAGTTGACGATCCGCTACGCGATCGCCTGCAAGCGCGCCAACCGCGACGGCGCCGACCAGGTGCTCGCCCGCGGCGTCGAAGCTGCCAGACGCATCGGCGCCAAGTTGCTCGTGTCGAATCTCCCAACGGACGCTTGA
- a CDS encoding mannose-1-phosphate guanylyltransferase yields the protein MIGVILAGGSGTRFWPLSRKQRPKQLISLWDNTPMIDSTLQRLDEISSRSKTFVVLGEHLVDATREVLEDIEFIVEPCARNTAPAIGLAAVYALERFGDEPMGIFPADHFIGDIHKFRMCLNLAEAKADQGHIVTLGIEPTRPETGYGYIHYEKPTGGHHRISPNDVIEFVEKPSRKVAEEYLESGDYVWNSGMFIFKPSVLLAEMERQLPEMHEAMMTIREAIGTDREREVIDEQFNGLQSISIDYGIMEGAENVVVIPANFDWSDVGHFAAVDEVRDTDGNGNVVEADSLLLDVKNSVVYSEGTDRLIAACGVEDLVIVDTEDALLVIPKERAQDVKQIVEQLKKTGRDELL from the coding sequence ATGATTGGTGTTATCCTCGCCGGAGGCTCCGGCACGCGCTTTTGGCCGCTCAGTCGCAAACAGCGTCCCAAGCAGCTCATCAGCTTGTGGGACAACACGCCGATGATCGACTCGACGCTCCAACGTCTCGACGAGATCAGCTCGCGCAGCAAGACCTTCGTGGTGCTGGGCGAGCATCTGGTCGACGCCACCCGCGAGGTGCTCGAGGACATCGAGTTCATCGTCGAGCCGTGCGCGCGCAACACTGCGCCGGCCATCGGTCTGGCGGCGGTCTACGCGCTCGAGCGCTTTGGCGACGAGCCCATGGGCATCTTTCCGGCCGATCATTTTATCGGCGACATCCACAAGTTTCGCATGTGCCTGAACCTGGCCGAGGCCAAGGCCGACCAGGGCCACATCGTGACGTTGGGCATCGAGCCGACTCGTCCCGAGACGGGCTACGGCTACATTCACTACGAGAAGCCGACCGGCGGCCACCACCGCATCTCGCCCAACGACGTCATCGAGTTCGTCGAAAAGCCGTCGCGCAAAGTTGCCGAGGAGTACCTGGAGAGCGGTGACTACGTGTGGAACTCGGGCATGTTCATCTTCAAGCCCTCGGTGCTCCTTGCCGAGATGGAGCGCCAGCTGCCCGAGATGCACGAGGCGATGATGACCATCCGCGAGGCGATCGGCACCGACCGCGAACGCGAGGTCATCGACGAGCAGTTCAACGGGCTCCAGAGCATCTCGATCGACTACGGCATCATGGAAGGCGCCGAGAACGTGGTCGTCATCCCCGCCAATTTCGACTGGTCGGACGTGGGCCACTTTGCCGCGGTCGACGAGGTGCGCGACACCGACGGCAACGGCAACGTTGTCGAGGCCGACAGCCTGCTTCTCGACGTCAAAAATTCGGTCGTTTACAGCGAAGGCACCGATCGACTAATTGCCGCCTGCGGTGTCGAGGATCTGGTCATCGTCGACACTGAAGACGCATTGCTCGTCATCCCCAAGGAGCGTGCGCAAGATGTGAAGCAGATTGTCGAGCAACTGAAGAAGACCGGACGCGACGAGCTTCTGTGA
- a CDS encoding DUF3108 domain-containing protein, with the protein MPGQLRAEGQNPLAQPDARVDSFRWAGEEFYFSVRLNGAEAMRASLRAGDLRRVNNRPYVPISAVAQSVGFFQSVYPLNDRANTFVDPGNYRPLRSEKLFEERGQTRTYKVDYIHSTYRAKVEKKKEKRTFRFNYSIPGTTHDMLSWMYDLRSRDSLKVGDTFSYYIYDGWKLSRVDMKVLGKEDVYTPMGWFKGWKISFVREVLRSRRQKNKQGKPSKPLLRVKTPDSHSGHLYLSRDENRLPIKVSIDTKFGTSEALLVKYKPHKKD; encoded by the coding sequence ATGCCCGGCCAGCTGCGCGCCGAAGGCCAAAACCCCTTGGCCCAGCCCGACGCGCGCGTCGACTCGTTTCGCTGGGCCGGCGAGGAGTTCTACTTCTCGGTTCGCCTCAACGGCGCCGAGGCGATGCGTGCCAGCTTGCGCGCGGGTGACCTTCGCCGGGTAAACAATCGCCCGTACGTGCCGATTTCCGCGGTCGCCCAGTCGGTCGGCTTTTTCCAGAGCGTCTACCCGCTCAACGACCGCGCCAACACCTTCGTCGACCCGGGCAACTACCGCCCGCTTCGCTCCGAGAAGCTCTTCGAGGAGCGCGGCCAGACGCGCACCTACAAGGTCGACTACATCCACAGCACCTACCGGGCCAAGGTCGAGAAGAAAAAGGAGAAGCGCACCTTCCGCTTCAACTACTCGATTCCGGGCACCACCCACGACATGCTCAGCTGGATGTACGACCTGCGCTCGCGCGACAGCTTGAAGGTCGGCGACACCTTCTCGTACTACATCTACGACGGCTGGAAACTGAGCCGCGTGGACATGAAGGTGCTCGGCAAAGAGGACGTCTACACCCCCATGGGCTGGTTCAAGGGCTGGAAGATCAGCTTCGTGCGCGAGGTTCTTCGCTCGCGACGCCAGAAGAACAAGCAGGGCAAGCCGTCGAAGCCGCTGCTCCGGGTCAAAACACCCGACAGCCACTCCGGCCACCTGTACCTGAGCCGTGACGAGAACCGTCTGCCCATCAAGGTCTCCATCGACACCAAATTCGGCACCAGCGAAGCGCTCCTGGTCAAATACAAGCCCCACAAAAAGGACTGA
- a CDS encoding cation diffusion facilitator family transporter, which yields MKTDPQAAPTDEEFGRTAPQVRRVLWITFFLNLAVAAGKLIYGYATDIVSLQADGFHSIFDGMANVIGLVAMGLAMKPPDPEHPYGHRKIEVAASLIIGLMVTLGFLEVGRGVWAAATSDVAPQVTPASYAVVLVALSVSLGVSWYERRAGERLNSMILKADSAHTFTDSIAGLAVLIGMYLVDIGIAVGDVLAALAVMFFIGMTAYRVLREGIDVLVDTSYLDPEAVQQLVEDIPEVKSCHYVRSRGMPGHVHVDLHLTLDPDMKLERAGEILLTVKDRLKGHFADVSDVLVQIEPHKPTYVEDVPEKLV from the coding sequence GTGAAGACCGACCCACAAGCCGCCCCCACCGACGAGGAGTTCGGAAGAACTGCTCCACAGGTGCGGCGCGTCTTGTGGATCACCTTCTTTTTGAACCTGGCCGTCGCCGCCGGAAAGCTCATCTACGGCTACGCCACCGACATCGTCAGCCTGCAGGCCGACGGCTTCCACAGCATCTTCGACGGCATGGCCAACGTCATCGGCCTGGTGGCGATGGGCCTGGCGATGAAGCCGCCCGACCCCGAGCATCCCTACGGCCACCGCAAAATCGAGGTCGCCGCCAGCCTGATCATCGGCCTGATGGTCACCCTCGGCTTTCTCGAGGTTGGCCGCGGTGTGTGGGCGGCCGCCACCTCCGACGTCGCCCCCCAGGTCACCCCGGCCAGCTACGCCGTCGTGCTCGTCGCCCTATCGGTCAGTTTGGGTGTCAGCTGGTACGAGCGACGCGCCGGCGAGCGCCTCAACTCGATGATCCTGAAGGCCGACTCGGCGCACACCTTCACCGACAGCATCGCCGGCCTGGCGGTTCTCATCGGCATGTACCTGGTCGATATCGGCATCGCCGTGGGCGACGTGCTCGCCGCCCTGGCGGTGATGTTCTTTATCGGCATGACCGCCTACCGCGTGCTGCGCGAGGGCATCGACGTGCTCGTCGACACCTCCTACCTCGACCCCGAGGCCGTCCAGCAACTCGTCGAGGATATCCCCGAGGTCAAATCGTGCCACTACGTGCGCAGCCGAGGCATGCCCGGCCACGTCCACGTCGACCTGCACCTGACCCTCGACCCCGACATGAAGCTCGAGCGCGCTGGCGAGATCCTGCTGACGGTCAAAGACCGCCTCAAGGGCCACTTCGCCGACGTGTCCGACGTGCTCGTGCAAATCGAGCCGCACAAGCCGACCTACGTCGAAGACGTGCCCGAAAAATTGGTTTAA